In the Alteromonas sp. M12 genome, one interval contains:
- the mfd gene encoding transcription-repair coupling factor, with the protein MITSIFTPELPQKAGNIIQWGNMHGSSLSLAIANGAKRNPGSTLLVTADTPTALKLEKELHFFLAGAGDDELDVKLLPDWETLPYDNFSPHQDIISQRLETLFELTQNKRCIFIVPVNTLLLRMPPVDFLGRYLLILKTGQTLDIDEFRLNLNKSGYQHVNQVMGHGEFSIRGSIIDLFPMGSNEPFRIDMFDDEVDSIRHFDPDNQRSGDKVEGINLLPAREFPTDKDALKRFRENYLDTFEANNSKDSIYYQVGKGIMPGGIEYYLPLFFDDTATLFDYLHPNTLIMTYGDLSSACDFYWADLNERYEQHRYNPARPLLPPQQIFQRYEELFAGFKQWPRINLSRQKLEEKAGRINLATDDIGEIAIKHQNKVPWTSIKESVKNWQEKGQKVLFCAESQGRRESLLDLLHKAQIPVKAFENIHAFLASHEPIGIAIGLAEHSFQLLEADGELAFITETQLLGHKVSQRRLREKRQATDESAIIRNLAELTQGQPVVHLEHGVGRFLGLQTLDAGGLTTEYLTIQYAKEAKLYVPVASLHLISRYSGGDLDHAPLHNLGSDAWSKARKKAAEKVRDVAAQLLDVYARRAAKPGFAYKIDWPEYQSFADSFPFEETDDQLQAINAVIQDMGSPNAMDRLVCGDVGFGKTEVAMRAAFLAANQGKQVAILVPTTLLAQQHFENFKDRFANCPFRIEVLSRFVTGKDQKQVIEGIGNGKVDIVVGTHKLLQDDLKFSDLGLVIIDEEHRFGVRQKEKFKALRSDVDILTLTATPIPRTLNMALSGMRDLSIIATPPAKRLAIKTFVHQRSKELLREAIMREILRGGQVYFLHNEVDTIEKTAAEIAEIVPEARIAIGHGQMRERELERVMSEFYHQRFNVLVCTTIIETGIDVPSANTIIMDRADHLGLAQLHQLRGRVGRSHHQAYAYLLTPPPKRMTKDAQKRLDAIANLEDLGAGFALATHDLEIRGAGELLGDDQSGQIATVGFSLYMDMLEQAVEALKAGKEPSLDDALSAHTEIDLRIPALLPEDYIGDVNTRLSLYKKLAGCTNLTEIKEFQIELIDRFGLLPDAAKNLVRVAELKLQAKSVGINKIDATIKGAVIEFSDSTKIEPGYIIRMIQTKPNKFKLEGPDKLKVIINNDSAKSRIDVIENLLNDFSRQVKAA; encoded by the coding sequence ATGATAACAAGTATTTTTACCCCTGAGTTACCTCAAAAAGCCGGCAATATTATCCAATGGGGCAATATGCATGGCAGTAGTTTATCCCTAGCAATTGCTAACGGAGCGAAACGAAACCCCGGTTCTACCCTATTGGTGACAGCAGACACTCCTACGGCTTTAAAACTAGAAAAAGAGCTACATTTTTTTCTTGCCGGTGCTGGCGATGATGAATTAGACGTTAAATTACTACCCGATTGGGAAACCTTACCGTACGATAATTTTTCTCCACACCAAGATATTATTTCTCAGCGTTTAGAAACATTGTTTGAACTGACTCAAAATAAACGCTGCATTTTTATTGTGCCGGTGAACACCTTATTGCTCAGAATGCCGCCCGTGGATTTTCTCGGGCGTTATCTATTGATATTAAAAACCGGACAGACCTTAGATATTGACGAGTTTAGACTCAATCTAAATAAATCAGGTTATCAACACGTTAATCAAGTAATGGGGCATGGTGAATTTAGTATTCGCGGCAGCATTATTGACTTGTTTCCCATGGGCAGCAATGAACCCTTTAGAATAGACATGTTCGATGATGAGGTAGATTCGATTCGTCACTTCGATCCGGACAATCAACGCTCTGGCGATAAAGTAGAGGGCATTAATTTATTGCCTGCTAGAGAGTTCCCGACAGATAAAGATGCGTTAAAACGCTTTCGTGAAAATTATTTAGATACCTTTGAAGCAAATAACAGCAAAGATTCAATCTACTATCAAGTAGGCAAAGGCATTATGCCTGGTGGTATTGAATACTATTTACCGTTATTTTTTGATGATACAGCCACGTTATTCGATTACCTGCACCCAAACACCTTAATCATGACTTACGGTGATTTGTCATCTGCTTGCGATTTCTACTGGGCCGACCTTAACGAACGCTATGAACAGCACCGTTACAATCCGGCGCGCCCCTTATTGCCGCCGCAACAGATATTCCAACGCTACGAAGAGCTTTTTGCAGGCTTCAAACAATGGCCACGAATAAATCTTTCAAGACAAAAGTTAGAAGAAAAAGCAGGAAGGATTAATTTAGCCACCGATGATATTGGCGAGATAGCCATTAAGCATCAAAATAAAGTGCCCTGGACGAGCATAAAAGAATCCGTTAAAAACTGGCAAGAAAAAGGACAAAAAGTGCTTTTTTGTGCAGAATCTCAAGGGCGAAGAGAAAGCCTTTTAGATCTTTTACATAAAGCACAAATTCCCGTAAAAGCGTTTGAAAATATTCATGCTTTTTTGGCCAGTCATGAACCTATTGGCATCGCGATAGGTTTGGCAGAACACAGTTTTCAGTTATTGGAAGCTGACGGCGAACTAGCCTTTATCACCGAAACTCAATTGTTAGGGCATAAAGTTAGTCAACGCCGCTTACGTGAAAAACGTCAAGCTACCGATGAAAGTGCGATTATTCGTAACCTTGCTGAATTGACGCAAGGCCAACCTGTGGTTCATTTAGAACACGGTGTAGGACGCTTCTTAGGCTTACAAACCCTTGATGCTGGCGGATTGACCACAGAATATTTGACCATTCAATACGCTAAAGAAGCCAAACTTTATGTGCCTGTGGCTTCATTGCATCTAATCAGTCGCTATAGTGGTGGTGATTTAGACCATGCACCATTGCATAACTTAGGTTCCGATGCGTGGAGTAAAGCACGCAAAAAAGCAGCAGAAAAAGTACGAGATGTGGCAGCGCAGTTATTGGATGTGTATGCGCGAAGGGCCGCTAAACCAGGCTTCGCCTATAAAATTGACTGGCCAGAATACCAATCTTTTGCTGACAGTTTCCCTTTTGAAGAAACAGATGACCAATTGCAAGCCATTAATGCTGTTATTCAAGATATGGGCAGTCCTAACGCAATGGATCGGCTTGTTTGTGGTGATGTCGGCTTTGGTAAAACTGAAGTAGCGATGCGAGCCGCTTTTTTAGCTGCGAATCAAGGCAAACAAGTCGCCATTCTTGTGCCCACAACCTTGTTAGCGCAACAGCATTTTGAGAATTTTAAAGATCGATTTGCTAACTGTCCTTTCAGAATAGAGGTGCTTTCGCGTTTTGTAACCGGTAAAGACCAAAAACAAGTGATTGAAGGCATCGGTAATGGCAAAGTAGATATTGTTGTAGGCACTCATAAGTTATTGCAAGATGATTTGAAGTTTAGTGATTTAGGGTTAGTTATCATCGATGAAGAGCACAGGTTTGGAGTACGTCAGAAAGAGAAATTTAAAGCCTTAAGATCTGACGTGGATATTTTAACTCTCACAGCGACACCAATACCCAGAACATTAAATATGGCATTGAGTGGTATGCGCGATTTATCCATTATTGCCACTCCCCCTGCTAAACGTTTAGCTATCAAAACCTTTGTACATCAGCGTAGTAAAGAATTATTACGAGAAGCAATAATGCGCGAAATTTTGCGCGGTGGTCAGGTCTACTTCCTTCATAACGAAGTGGATACGATTGAAAAAACAGCAGCTGAAATTGCAGAAATAGTACCAGAAGCTCGTATTGCAATTGGTCATGGCCAGATGCGAGAACGTGAACTTGAGCGAGTAATGAGTGAATTTTATCATCAACGCTTCAATGTATTGGTGTGCACCACCATTATTGAAACCGGTATAGATGTGCCATCAGCAAATACGATTATAATGGATAGGGCCGATCATCTAGGATTAGCCCAATTGCATCAATTACGTGGACGTGTGGGCCGCTCCCATCACCAAGCCTATGCATATTTGCTTACTCCACCACCTAAACGTATGACAAAGGACGCTCAAAAGCGCTTAGACGCCATTGCGAATTTAGAAGATCTGGGGGCTGGATTTGCGTTAGCCACCCACGATCTAGAAATTCGCGGCGCAGGCGAGTTATTAGGCGACGATCAGTCTGGACAAATCGCCACTGTTGGATTCTCGTTATATATGGATATGTTAGAACAAGCGGTAGAAGCGCTGAAGGCTGGCAAAGAACCATCCTTAGATGATGCTCTATCAGCTCACACTGAAATAGATTTACGCATCCCCGCATTGTTACCTGAGGATTATATCGGTGACGTAAATACCCGTTTATCCTTGTACAAAAAGCTGGCAGGATGTACAAATCTAACTGAAATAAAAGAATTTCAAATTGAATTAATTGATCGGTTTGGCTTATTACCTGACGCGGCTAAAAATTTAGTCCGAGTCGCAGAATTAAAATTACAAGCTAAATCTGTTGGTATTAACAAAATTGATGCGACAATAAAAGGCGCAGTAATTGAATTTTCAGACTCCACCAAAATCGAACCTGGATACATTATCCGAATGATCCAAACCAAACCCAATAAGTTTAAATTAGAAGGTCCGGATAAATTGAAAGTGATAATTAACAATGATTCGGCCAAAAGCCGAATAGACGTTATCGAAAACCTACTGAATGATTTTAGCCGTCAGGTAAAAGCCGCATGA
- a CDS encoding PilZ domain-containing protein, protein MDPISLEQKMAQFHEFFTIKHQLSVNMTPVNDGFQLPSLDELVSQMPYAFKIAAEMSNIDTQALRPLRNLSEHAKDLTDFLNHQNKKLDLMMSYILQQQDDPQHRYVSVEFGGGGIILKRNAPLAEGTLVELKIFLTEESAAVYCYSEVIKAEPVGDDYHIYLLFSRIREEDQELLVRASLHMQTLQLRARSKQQNNDSN, encoded by the coding sequence ATGGATCCAATTAGTTTGGAACAAAAAATGGCTCAATTTCATGAGTTTTTTACCATAAAGCATCAGCTCAGTGTGAATATGACCCCAGTAAATGACGGATTTCAACTTCCAAGTTTAGATGAATTAGTAAGTCAAATGCCCTATGCGTTTAAAATTGCAGCAGAGATGTCAAATATTGACACCCAAGCGCTTAGACCGCTGCGCAACCTCAGCGAACACGCGAAAGATTTAACTGACTTTCTAAATCATCAAAACAAAAAATTAGATTTGATGATGTCCTATATTCTGCAGCAACAAGATGATCCGCAACACCGCTATGTGTCAGTAGAATTTGGTGGCGGAGGTATTATATTAAAACGCAATGCGCCTTTAGCAGAAGGGACTTTAGTTGAACTTAAAATATTTTTAACCGAAGAATCCGCCGCTGTTTACTGTTATTCAGAAGTAATCAAAGCAGAGCCTGTTGGTGATGATTACCATATTTATCTACTTTTTAGTCGTATCCGCGAAGAAGACCAAGAATTACTGGTTAGAGCTAGTTTACATATGCAGACATTACAGCTTCGCGCCCGCTCGAAACAACAAAACAATGATTCAAATTAA
- the nagZ gene encoding beta-N-acetylhexosaminidase, which produces MGPIMLDVSGYEISPEEKDILDHPLVGGIILFSRNYHDQKQLKELVSELRKNARNDLLIAVDHEGGRVQRFREGFSAIPAMGSFCAADAKISELMLTQANTFGWLMAAELLAFDIDISFAPVLDIHGVSDVIGNRSFHQDPTHIVSLASAFIHGMHSAGMKCTGKHFPGHGNVKEDSHIAMPVDKRSKEQIFQLDMTVFDKLHQQGLLDAVMPAHVIYPAVDALPAGFSPIWVGQILRQQLGFNGVVFTDDLSMQGAVQLGSIVERAQAGLNAGCDMTLVCNSPNEAAQVIDGLPSDYQSTGRVKSMRKGPFPGFSELQKTAKYQMALKTLGQFNES; this is translated from the coding sequence ATGGGACCAATAATGCTGGATGTCAGTGGGTATGAAATATCACCCGAAGAAAAAGACATCTTAGATCATCCGCTGGTAGGCGGAATCATACTATTTTCACGAAATTACCATGATCAGAAACAACTTAAAGAGTTGGTTAGTGAGCTACGAAAAAATGCGCGTAACGACCTGTTAATTGCTGTTGATCATGAAGGGGGCAGGGTACAACGCTTTCGTGAAGGTTTCAGTGCGATACCGGCAATGGGCAGCTTTTGTGCGGCTGACGCCAAGATCTCTGAGTTGATGCTGACACAAGCAAATACCTTTGGTTGGCTAATGGCTGCTGAGTTACTTGCATTTGATATCGATATTAGTTTTGCACCAGTTTTAGATATTCATGGCGTATCTGATGTCATCGGAAATCGCAGTTTTCATCAAGATCCAACACATATTGTCTCACTTGCCAGCGCCTTTATTCATGGCATGCACAGTGCTGGTATGAAGTGCACTGGAAAACATTTTCCAGGCCATGGCAATGTTAAGGAAGATTCACATATTGCAATGCCGGTAGATAAACGCAGTAAAGAACAGATATTTCAGCTTGATATGACTGTTTTTGATAAGTTACATCAACAAGGTTTGCTAGATGCGGTGATGCCAGCCCACGTTATCTATCCTGCGGTAGATGCTTTACCTGCTGGCTTTTCTCCTATTTGGGTTGGGCAAATTTTACGTCAACAACTTGGCTTTAACGGCGTAGTGTTCACTGATGATTTATCGATGCAAGGTGCGGTGCAATTGGGCTCAATCGTAGAGCGTGCGCAAGCCGGTTTAAATGCAGGCTGTGATATGACATTGGTGTGTAACAGTCCTAATGAAGCAGCCCAAGTCATCGATGGTTTACCCAGTGATTACCAATCAACAGGGCGAGTGAAAAGTATGCGTAAGGGGCCTTTTCCAGGTTTTTCTGAGTTACAAAAAACGGCGAAATACCAAATGGCATTAAAAACCTTAGGTCAATTTAATGAAAGTTAA
- a CDS encoding lipoprotein-releasing ABC transporter permease subunit — translation MSYPVSTFIGLRYARASKSSHFIAFINLFSVVGIALGLIALITVSSVMNGFELQLKNRMLGITPHIVADTRASTPTEIQQLAEIEGVESITSIIESEGIVQSRRGIQGVLLHGVDAEFMQQHSIVAENMIFGQFSQLKTGQYNIIMGRALASKLSIRPGDQIRLISAGASSYSPMGRMPSQRLFSVVGLFDLASQLDDKVVYIDIQDNAKLLRKSVDKLQQTRLFLDDAFQYQKVEQQIDLPTVDWRVRQGPLFDAVKMEKNMMSLMLLLIIAVAAFNIVSALVMVVTEKRGDIAILRTQGMRGTSIITIFLINGLYNGVKGTVIGLICGILLVTQLNTILNVLGMPIAVGDGQGLPVDIRWQQIVSLVLLSIGLCFVATLYPAYKALRVQPAEALKYE, via the coding sequence ATGTCTTATCCAGTTTCCACTTTTATCGGCCTTAGATACGCAAGAGCCAGTAAAAGTAGTCATTTTATTGCCTTCATTAACTTATTTTCAGTGGTAGGAATCGCGCTAGGGTTAATTGCGCTAATCACCGTGTCTTCGGTAATGAACGGTTTTGAATTGCAGTTGAAAAATCGCATGTTAGGTATTACCCCTCACATAGTGGCAGATACCCGTGCGTCAACTCCTACTGAAATACAACAGTTGGCTGAAATTGAAGGTGTTGAGTCCATAACATCTATTATTGAAAGTGAAGGTATAGTGCAATCACGCCGAGGGATACAAGGAGTGCTGCTGCATGGAGTAGACGCTGAATTTATGCAACAGCATTCTATTGTCGCTGAAAATATGATTTTTGGGCAGTTTAGTCAATTAAAGACGGGCCAATACAATATTATCATGGGCAGAGCTTTAGCCAGCAAATTGAGTATTCGCCCTGGTGATCAGATACGTTTGATATCGGCAGGAGCAAGTTCATATTCTCCAATGGGAAGAATGCCTAGTCAGCGGTTGTTTAGTGTCGTTGGACTGTTTGATTTGGCCTCACAATTGGACGATAAAGTGGTGTATATCGATATTCAAGATAATGCCAAACTATTGCGCAAATCAGTGGATAAATTGCAACAAACTCGTTTATTTCTAGATGATGCTTTTCAATATCAAAAAGTTGAGCAACAAATTGATCTGCCAACGGTTGATTGGAGGGTTCGACAAGGGCCCTTATTTGACGCCGTAAAAATGGAAAAAAACATGATGTCATTGATGTTGTTGCTAATTATTGCAGTGGCTGCATTTAACATAGTTTCAGCACTTGTGATGGTGGTCACAGAGAAAAGGGGGGATATCGCTATTTTGCGTACCCAAGGAATGCGCGGAACTAGCATCATTACTATCTTTTTGATCAATGGGTTGTACAACGGAGTTAAAGGTACGGTCATCGGTTTGATTTGTGGGATCCTGTTGGTGACACAATTAAATACTATTTTAAATGTTTTAGGGATGCCGATAGCTGTGGGGGATGGGCAAGGTTTGCCAGTTGATATTCGATGGCAGCAAATCGTTTCTCTGGTATTGCTATCCATTGGTTTATGTTTTGTTGCTACCCTTTATCCGGCATATAAAGCGTTAAGGGTGCAACCCGCTGAGGCACTGAAATACGAGTAA
- a CDS encoding SLC13 family permease produces MKVNYPVIGAAFVVSIAVYAGLYFSLQQSHIIAITASITLFIATLWVSEALPIPATSLIPFFAFPMAGVITHKDAASALGSHVILLLMGAFMLSKSLERSNVHSRLALYMLRMTGSQSPRRLVLGFMLTAAILSMWISNTATTLMLLPIVLAIVPHIKQQKIVVALLLGIAYSASLGGVGTPIGTPPNIIFMSVYSEVQGHEIDFLQWMKTGVPVVIIAIPLMALWLTRGLKTMDDCHLPKVGSWQVAEKRVLIVFSIVALAWVLRPYWTDWFNMPYVGDSSIALFGVVLMFLVPNGNLDKQGKKETLLDWPTANDIPWGMLLLFAGGICIAKAFSASGLSEVMGGWLNGLSQLPVPLLVLSVCLFVTFLTEITSNTATATLLMPILATAGVAAGIDPALLMMPAAMSASCAFMLPVATAPNAIVYGTGKFSIKTMAREGVMLNIIAALVITGVTVFTF; encoded by the coding sequence ATGAAAGTTAATTATCCGGTTATTGGTGCTGCATTTGTTGTATCTATTGCAGTCTATGCGGGTTTATACTTTTCATTACAACAAAGCCACATTATTGCCATTACTGCATCTATAACCTTATTCATTGCTACTTTGTGGGTATCAGAGGCACTGCCAATTCCGGCAACATCACTTATTCCTTTTTTTGCTTTCCCTATGGCGGGGGTGATTACCCATAAAGACGCTGCATCTGCTCTGGGCAGCCATGTCATTTTATTATTGATGGGAGCATTCATGTTGTCTAAATCGTTAGAGCGATCTAACGTTCATAGCCGACTTGCACTGTATATGTTGAGGATGACGGGCAGTCAAAGTCCGCGACGTTTAGTTCTTGGTTTTATGCTAACGGCAGCTATTCTAAGTATGTGGATTTCAAACACGGCCACAACCTTAATGTTGTTACCCATTGTTTTAGCCATCGTTCCCCATATTAAACAACAAAAGATTGTTGTCGCCTTGTTGTTGGGAATTGCCTATTCCGCAAGTTTGGGAGGGGTAGGCACGCCGATTGGTACACCCCCTAATATTATTTTCATGAGCGTCTATTCAGAAGTACAAGGACATGAAATTGATTTCCTTCAATGGATGAAGACTGGGGTGCCTGTTGTAATAATCGCTATACCCTTGATGGCTTTATGGTTAACTCGAGGCCTTAAGACCATGGATGATTGCCATTTACCTAAAGTAGGAAGCTGGCAGGTAGCCGAAAAACGCGTGTTAATTGTATTTTCGATTGTTGCTCTGGCTTGGGTCTTAAGACCTTATTGGACAGATTGGTTTAATATGCCTTATGTTGGCGATAGCAGTATTGCCCTTTTTGGCGTTGTATTAATGTTCCTAGTTCCTAATGGCAACTTGGATAAACAAGGTAAAAAAGAAACGCTTTTGGATTGGCCCACAGCGAATGATATTCCATGGGGAATGTTACTGTTGTTTGCTGGCGGGATTTGTATTGCTAAAGCATTTTCCGCATCAGGATTGAGTGAGGTTATGGGCGGCTGGTTGAATGGTTTGTCACAATTGCCAGTTCCATTGTTGGTTCTGTCGGTGTGTCTTTTTGTGACATTTTTAACCGAGATAACCTCGAATACAGCTACGGCAACACTATTGATGCCTATTTTAGCTACCGCAGGAGTAGCTGCAGGCATAGATCCAGCATTATTGATGATGCCAGCTGCAATGAGTGCAAGTTGCGCATTTATGCTTCCGGTGGCCACAGCTCCCAATGCTATTGTTTATGGTACCGGAAAGTTCAGTATTAAAACCATGGCCAGAGAAGGAGTGATGCTAAATATTATTGCTGCTTTGGTCATCACGGGTGTAACTGTTTTTACTTTCTAA
- a CDS encoding energy-coupling factor ABC transporter permease → MFELTFLQISAWLIYLLGIVFVLTRVSFVQFKHNKKLQHLVLGSSVSVFGLWLFRVGVEPGLDVHFLWLTAMTLLLGLRWALLAGFCTLLVSTVAGYDSWQMFGINGVLGISIPIVTSYLIYNFSFHKLPRHFFVYVFVCSFIAGAAMIAVKMLLLSGYYYVDGIYDADTLYDSYLLLIPLLLMSEGMLNGWTMTILVIYKPTWVYTFYDKHYLLGK, encoded by the coding sequence ATGTTTGAATTAACCTTCCTTCAAATCTCAGCATGGCTGATCTATTTACTCGGTATAGTGTTTGTTCTAACACGAGTATCTTTTGTGCAATTTAAGCACAATAAAAAGCTCCAACATTTAGTGCTGGGCTCGTCCGTTTCAGTATTCGGTTTATGGCTTTTCCGTGTAGGCGTAGAGCCAGGATTGGATGTACATTTTTTGTGGCTCACAGCAATGACCTTGCTGTTAGGCTTGCGTTGGGCTTTATTAGCAGGGTTTTGTACCCTGCTAGTGTCTACCGTAGCCGGATACGATAGTTGGCAGATGTTTGGAATCAATGGTGTATTGGGGATCAGTATTCCCATTGTCACCAGTTATTTGATTTATAACTTTTCGTTTCACAAATTACCTAGGCACTTTTTTGTCTATGTGTTTGTCTGTTCATTTATTGCTGGCGCGGCGATGATCGCTGTAAAAATGTTGCTACTATCTGGCTATTATTATGTGGATGGCATTTATGACGCAGACACACTTTATGACTCTTACTTACTGTTAATTCCTTTATTACTAATGTCTGAAGGTATGCTCAATGGTTGGACAATGACCATATTGGTTATTTATAAACCAACCTGGGTGTATACTTTTTATGATAAACATTACTTACTAGGTAAATAA
- a CDS encoding CsiV family protein, translated as MKGKLNLFSVQKRFNLGKSSGRLVILTWLFMSMSFVANSQEKEWWFDVEVIIYKRNIDPASIVEKFPGKLLKGTSNHGFENLYDYLYPDLEGIFTGLPLCFSDSQQQQEISSKIIMDDSFGQFEAFDKTQFTLSSDETANDTVVDANPGLDGSNATGSLAYLDVWQLDFQLEPIHLPEKLLCRLPDEKPLKPFIEKVPTLISNSEDPSLRHTQLLSADSFQLNELARDINRQRGLTTLLHMGWRQQTLFGQDNGLALHLFAGKNYGKEYDPSTGNRLPDENLDASSINMLTSSLTEQDSNLSTADLTSIDLAQTSQQADLIEQIKLALNNENFEFNEPTIDILDEPSVEDINTPTNVNDIWELDGTVKVFLRYIQRTPYLHIDSNIDFRAPVFDSPAYLREQAAAKQVQESLPKPDRLQSYPFNQLRRVISNQVHYFDHPMFGMIIQIRRYDLPASFDKQKTTEQ; from the coding sequence ATGAAAGGTAAACTAAATCTGTTCTCTGTACAAAAGCGTTTTAATCTAGGCAAATCTTCTGGGCGTCTAGTAATCTTAACTTGGCTTTTTATGTCGATGAGTTTTGTCGCCAATAGCCAAGAAAAAGAATGGTGGTTCGACGTTGAAGTCATCATCTATAAACGCAATATAGACCCAGCATCCATTGTTGAAAAATTTCCAGGCAAGTTGCTAAAAGGAACATCTAATCACGGGTTTGAAAACTTGTATGACTATTTATATCCTGATTTAGAAGGAATTTTTACTGGTCTTCCCTTATGCTTCTCTGATTCGCAGCAACAGCAAGAAATTAGTTCAAAAATCATAATGGATGATAGTTTTGGACAATTCGAAGCATTTGATAAAACTCAGTTCACACTTTCCAGCGATGAGACTGCAAATGATACTGTGGTTGATGCAAACCCAGGGTTAGACGGCTCAAATGCCACTGGCTCTTTAGCTTATTTGGATGTTTGGCAATTAGATTTCCAGTTAGAGCCGATACATTTACCAGAAAAACTATTGTGTCGATTGCCTGATGAAAAACCGCTTAAACCTTTTATTGAAAAAGTACCTACCCTAATCAGTAATAGTGAAGATCCCAGTTTACGCCATACCCAATTATTGTCTGCGGACAGTTTTCAATTAAATGAGTTGGCAAGAGACATAAACCGACAGAGAGGATTAACCACTTTGTTGCATATGGGATGGCGGCAACAAACGCTTTTTGGCCAAGATAATGGACTTGCACTTCACCTATTTGCTGGCAAAAATTACGGCAAAGAATATGATCCTTCAACGGGAAATCGACTTCCGGATGAAAATTTAGACGCATCTTCAATCAATATGCTGACATCATCACTAACAGAGCAAGACAGCAATCTAAGCACTGCTGATTTAACCTCCATTGATCTTGCACAAACGAGTCAGCAAGCAGACTTAATTGAACAAATAAAACTAGCGTTAAATAATGAAAATTTTGAATTTAACGAGCCGACTATTGACATCCTCGACGAACCCTCCGTTGAAGATATAAATACGCCAACTAATGTGAACGATATCTGGGAACTAGATGGTACGGTAAAAGTGTTTTTACGCTATATTCAGCGTACTCCGTATCTGCATATCGATAGCAATATAGATTTTCGTGCTCCCGTTTTTGATTCTCCTGCTTACCTTAGAGAACAAGCGGCCGCAAAACAGGTACAGGAATCGTTACCAAAACCGGATCGTTTACAAAGTTATCCGTTTAACCAATTACGTCGTGTGATTAGTAATCAAGTGCACTATTTTGACCATCCAATGTTCGGAATGATTATTCAAATAAGACGTTATGATTTACCCGCTTCTTTTGATAAGCAAAAAACTACAGAGCAATAA
- a CDS encoding cob(I)yrinic acid a,c-diamide adenosyltransferase produces MKIYTKTGDTGKTQIYADKVVRLDKSDEVLECYGTLDELNAHIGMLISNTMCPVITAQTELLTDIQKNLFQIGFAISANATLTDKDVQAIETNIDSLQAELPPQTHFILPGGHPVAAQAQICRTVTRRAERRMVGLLSNYPVPEACLQYLNRLSDYLFVLARAVNHHYVIDEIKV; encoded by the coding sequence TTGAAAATATATACTAAAACAGGTGACACCGGTAAAACCCAAATTTATGCAGACAAAGTGGTTCGTTTAGATAAGAGTGATGAGGTATTAGAATGTTACGGCACTTTAGATGAGCTGAATGCGCATATAGGGATGTTGATAAGCAACACTATGTGCCCTGTCATCACTGCGCAAACTGAGCTGTTAACGGATATTCAGAAAAACCTGTTTCAAATCGGTTTCGCTATTTCAGCCAATGCAACTTTAACAGATAAAGATGTGCAGGCAATAGAAACCAATATTGACAGTTTGCAAGCTGAACTCCCCCCTCAAACCCACTTTATTTTGCCAGGTGGTCATCCAGTCGCTGCACAAGCTCAAATATGTCGAACGGTAACCAGAAGAGCAGAAAGACGCATGGTTGGGTTACTTTCAAATTACCCCGTACCTGAAGCGTGCTTGCAATATCTGAATCGCTTATCTGACTATTTATTTGTCCTGGCCAGGGCCGTCAACCACCACTATGTAATAGACGAAATAAAGGTTTAG
- a CDS encoding phosphoribosyltransferase family protein codes for MQKTYITAQKLLEDSFRLAAKVYQDGFRPQFIVGIWRGGAPIGIAVQEYFDYKKVETDHIAVRTSSYYGIDKQSKEIKVHGLHYLIENANASDGLLIVDDVFDSGRSVNALIEQIKKLSRLNMPEDIRVACPYYKPENNKTQMVPDYFIHESDEWLVFPHEISGLTPDEIIEGKTDLKNVHDILFDK; via the coding sequence ATGCAAAAAACGTATATTACTGCACAGAAATTGTTGGAAGACTCTTTTCGTTTGGCTGCAAAGGTGTATCAAGACGGATTTCGTCCGCAATTTATTGTAGGTATTTGGCGTGGGGGAGCTCCCATAGGTATCGCCGTTCAAGAATATTTTGATTATAAAAAAGTTGAAACAGACCATATTGCGGTGCGCACATCGTCATATTATGGAATCGATAAACAATCTAAAGAAATCAAGGTACATGGACTGCATTACTTGATTGAAAATGCTAATGCCAGCGATGGCTTACTGATTGTGGATGACGTTTTTGATTCTGGGCGCAGTGTAAATGCGCTAATAGAACAAATTAAAAAGCTTTCTAGGCTGAATATGCCAGAAGATATTCGTGTTGCTTGTCCGTATTACAAACCGGAAAATAACAAAACTCAAATGGTACCTGATTACTTTATTCACGAAAGTGATGAATGGTTGGTTTTCCCGCATGAAATCTCAGGACTGACTCCTGATGAGATCATTGAAGGCAAAACTGATTTGAAGAATGTTCACGACATATTGTTCGACAAATAA